One Natronorubrum halophilum genomic window, GCGCATATTTCGCTCTTGTCGATACGAAACAATCAATGTCTCGAATCCGGAATGAACGCGTGAAGAACGGATGATCGACTCCCTGATCGACGCCAGTTTCTCGTTCCTGCTCGCGTTCGGCTTACCGGCGGTGTTCGTGGTCTTCGTCTTCAAGGGTGCGATCGTCGGTAAACCCCTGCCGACCTCGGTCTTTCTCCCCGGGTACATCTTTGCGATATCGGCCTCGCGCCGAACGATCGCGCTCGTCGTCCTGGTCGCCTCGCTCGGCTACACCTGCGGGCAGGTGCTCGTCTACGCGATCGCCGCCCGCTGGGGGATTGAGGGGGTCCGATCGCTGCCAGGCGTAACGATCTCCGACGAGCAGGTGGCGCGATCGAACCGGCTGTTCCGGCGGTACAGCGGGGCCGGAATCTTCGTCACCAACTTGGTGCCGTACGTCGGGAGTTTCATCCTCATTCCGGCGGGGATCGCCTCCTATCCGCTCGGCCGAGCGACGGTGTACGCGTTCGTGTCGACGGTGCTGAACTACGTGCTCATCGTCTGGATCGTCGTCGGGTCCGTCCAGTTCGTCGCCGGGCTCTGATCGGCGGCGCAGCGAGTGTTGCCGGTTGCGCGTCTCGCGGGCGAAAAATCGAGCCGGTCGGATTACGAGGTCACTTCCGCCGATTTCGCCTCGAGTTCCTCGAGCACCTCCTCTGCGTGTCCCTCCGGCGAGACGCCCTCGTACACGGCCTCGATACGACCGTCGGGGCCGACGAGGTAGGTGTTTCTGAAGACGCCGTCGAAGGTGTTTCCGAACATCTGCTTTTCGCCGTAGGAGTCGTACAGCGTCGCGACCTCGCCGAGTTCGTCCGAGAGCAGGTCGAACTCGAGGTCGTACTCTTCGGCGAAAGAATCGATGTCGTCGACCGGATCGTCGCTGATACCGACGACGGAAGCGTCGTAGTCGGCGAAGCGCGATTGCGAATCGTTGAACTCGCAGGCTTCGGTGGTGCACCCGTCGGTGTTCGCACGCGGGTAAAAGTACAGGACGAGTCGCTCGCCCTCGAAATCGGATCGGCGGACGATATCGCCGTGCTGGTTTGGCAGTTCGAACTCGGGTGCTTCGTCGCCGACGTCGAGCATGGCCGTGTGTTAGCGACGGTCGATGTATGTGTTGTGATTCCGCTCGGTCACACGGCGGACGTCTCGCAGCCGGTCGAATACGTCGAACGAATTCGTAGAAAAGCCGTCGAACGAACCCGTCGAACCGACTATCGAGAACGGGACGAACTCGAGGCGAAGGGATGGCGGTTACTCGAGCGGTTCGGCCGCTTCCTGATCGACGAGCGGCGTCGCGTTTTGCTCGGGAAGCGTCACGACGTCGTCGGTCGAGAGCGAATACTCGCGGTCGTCGACGCCGAGGATCGAGCCGATGTCTCGGGTGATTTTGACGGTCACGCGGTCGACATCGTCGGCTCCGTCGGCGTCCGGTCCGGAACCGGTGGCGTCGGCGTCCGACTGCGGATCCGCAGTCGATGTCGAATCCACGTTCGATGAATCATCGATCGTCGGCCCGTCGCCTCCCATGACGTCCGCGGGAGTCACACCGCTCGAGTCGTCGCCGGAGTCGCTCTCGGCTCCCACTCCCCCGTCAGCCGCGGCGGTCGACTCGGTATCTGCCGGCGGGTCCTGCGGTGGCACCGGCGGTGTCTCGTCGGCCGTCGTTTGACCGGGCACCGAGTCCAACCCGGTCGCGGGTTCGGAGTCGCCGTCCGGATCGGGCTCGGAACGGCGGTCGTCGGAACCTGGCGGACTCGGATCCCGGGACCCGGACTCGGATACACCCTCGCGTGCCCCGCTACCTGTCTCCGTCTCCGGTCCGCGCTCGGACGCGGTTTCAGCGTCGGCCCCCGCTGCAGCCTCGGTGTCGACGCCCTCTAAGACGTCGAGCACTCGAGACTTGTTCGAGCCGATGCGTTCGACGAGGTCGTCGAAGAGGTCGGCCTCCTCGGCGGTCAGGCCCTCGTCGTCGGCCGCCATGCCGGCCGCGGCGAGGCTGGCCTGTTTGACGAGTTTCCCCATCCGGCGCTCGTAGATCGCCTCGACGACGTCCTTGGCGGTCTCGATCTCGTCGGTGAGCCGGCTCACTTCCGGCGACGAGAAGGGATCGTCGGCCTGCTCGGCGACGCGGTCGCGTTCGTCCTCGAGGGTGGCGATGTACTCGCCGACCTCCTGGTAGAACGAGGGGCGCAGGTTCTGGAGGCTGTCCTTCTGGCGCTCCTTGCTCTGGACCGAACGCAACTCGTCTAAATTCATTCTTTTTCCTTCTCAGCTCTGCCGCGTGCCATCAAGAACACGGCAACGTACTCTGGTACTGACTGGTCACCCTCCGCGACCGTAAAACTATCCCCGCCGAGTTCGACCTCGCCGCCGTCGGTGACGTCGACCGTGATCTCGTGACCCCGAAACGTCTCTGGAACGGCATCGTCTAGCGGATCGAAGCCCGCTATCTCGTCGCGCTCGAGTCGCACCGTCTCCAGTCCGCTCCCACCGTGGAGGCTCCCCGGGAGACGGATGAGCCGATTCGTGTCGGTGGTTACGGGCTCGTCGATCGGCGCGTTGTCGCGCTCGACTGCCTGGTCGGCGAACCGTTCCGCGAGCTGGGCAACCGCGGTGTGGACGGTGACGTTGCCCGCCTCGAGTTGCTCGCGGTTGTTGCGTGCGGCGTTGAGCGTCGCCGTCGCCTTCCCCTCGCCGATCCCGTCAAACTCCTGAAGGCGCGCCAAGGCGCCGGCCTCTTCGAGGGCGAGCAGGTCGTCGATGTAGTCCATCAGGTGGGCGTGCGTGCGGGCTCCCCAGCCCCCCTCGATCTCGAGCGTTCGTCGCTCCGTCGGCGTCTTTCGGCCGAGCCCGGCGACGGTTTCGGTCTCGATCAACTCCTCGAAGTCCAGCCCGATGCCGCGAACGTAGTCGACGATCTCGCGGCGGTGCTCTCGTTCCAGGTGCAGAACGTTCTCGTCGCGGACGTGGACGTGATAGCCGCGACCGCCCGAGAAGACGATCTCGAGGTTCTCGAAGCCGAAATCGCTCTCGAGGAACTCGAGGAGTCGGAGGAGCGCGTCCTTACACTTCGCGAGCATCTCGGCGTAGGAGTCCTCGCCGAGGGTCACGCTCGGCAGGTGATCGGCGTCCAGGTCGAAGACGAGATCGGCGGACTGCCAGTCCTTCTCAGCCATCGAACTCGCGCCGGGGTCGCAAAAGCGACCCGCGGAGAAGTAGACGTGTTGTGGACGTTTCCGAACGAGGAACTCCGAGATATCGCCTAGTTCGAGCAGCGAACGGTGGCGGACCATCGTCGTCTCGGGGCCTTCCGTCCAGGGGATGAACCCCCACTCGCGTTCGTTGGCCGCGGGTGGCGGCGTAATCTCCGTCCGCCGGTAGTGATCACGAAATCGCCCTCGAAGATAGGCTCTCGTTCGCTCCTCCATGCGCCTCGGGTAGTCGTCGGTCGGGGAGTATAACCCTGCCGAATGGTCGGCTTCGCGGGATGACGCCTCGAGGGGAGACCAGCGGGACGGCGATGCGTCGGTCTCCGGAACTGCGAATCCGACGCTAACTGGAGCGGAGTCCCTCGAGCGCCGGTCAGCGCCGCATCAGTTCCGAGATCTTGTCGGTGATGCCGACGTCGGTGCCGAGTTTGAGGTAGTAGGCGTCGCCGCCGTCCTCGTAGTAGTCGTCGATGCGGCGTTTGATCTCGAAGCCGAGGTGTTCGTAGAACTGGAGGGCGTTTTCGTTGCTCGTCCGCGCGTGACACGTGATCGTATCGTGATCCTCCGCTACGCGCGCGACGAGTTGCTTTCCGATCCCTTCGCCGCGGATCTCGGGGGAGACCGCCAGAAAGAGAATGTAGCCGTCGCGTCGAACGGCAGCGAAGCCCACCAGTTTCCCGTCCTGTACGTAACAGTGAACCTTGGAGCGGCGGTAGGCATTCGTAAAGAAGTTCTGTCGCTGTTTGAGGACGCCTTCCCGACGGTTGATCTCCTCTTTGAGCTGCCAGGCTTCGTCGACGAAGTCGTCACTCCCCGGCGTGACGACGCGACTGTCGATATTGACGCTCACTAGCTCTCCCTACCATCGTCGCCAATATAATTCCACCGGCAGTCGTTGATTCGGAACGTCAGCCGCGAGTACTATCGCCGCCATCGGTGGTGATCGCCGTTCCGCTTCGACAATCGTTCGACGGTGACTGTCCGTGACTCGCGATTCAATCGGTGAACAGTTGACGCGTAGCGCTGACGGACGCCGGGAATCGACGGGCATACGACGCCGGTAGTCGAAGGCGTTGACAACGATCGCGATGACACAGGAACGAGGCCGACGGTTCGAACTCCAGGATCACACGGCCGACATCGCCGTCGAGGCGGCCGGCGACTCGCTCGAGGAGGTCTTCGCCGCCGTCGCCGACGGGCTGGCGGCCGCCTCGTGCGACGAAATCGCCGCGGAGACGGGCGAGGTTTTTTCGCTTTCGGTAACCGCGGAGAGCCGTGAGGCCCTGCTGTTCGATTATCTGGACGAACTGATTTACCTGCGAGACGTCCGCGCGGAACTGCCGGTCGATCACCGCGTCGAGACGATCGGAAGACCGACGGATCGGCGGGACGGTGAGGATACCGACGCCGACGACTGGTCGCTCGAGGCCAGCGCCCGCGGCGTCCCCCTCGCCGAACTCGACGCCCGCGAAGTGAAGGCCGTGACGTACTCCGAGATGCGACTCGAGCGCGCGTCCGGAGCCGACGACGAGGACTGGGAGGCGTACGTCGTCTTCGACGTGTGACGGCCCCGTCTTCGATCGATCGAGACCACCGGCGAACACCGGCGGCGACGGCGAACCCGAGCGGGGAACCCGGACGCAGAGACGAACATCTTTGACCGTCGGGACGCGAGAGTCGCGTATGAGCGATACCACGTTCGACGCCGACGGCATCACGCTCGAGAAAGTGCGTGAGTACGTCTGGGAGATCCCGCGGGAGGGCGACATGCGCGTTCCGGCGCGAGTGCTCGCGAGCGAAGCCCTTTTAGAGGAGATCGAGGACGACAAGACCCTCGAGCAGATCAAAAACACGACTCACCTGCCCGGAATCACGAAGCACGCGATCTGTATGCCCGACGGCCATCAGGGCTACGGCTTCCCGGTGGGTGGCGTCGGCGCGCTCGACGCCGAAAACGGCTGCATCTCGCCGGGTGCGGTCGGTTACGACATCAATTGCGGCGTCCGAATGATGCGGACGAACCTGACCTACGACGAGTTACAGGGCCACGAGGAGGAACTCGTCGACTCGCTGTTCACCAACGTTCCGTCGGGGCTCGGCGGCGGTGGCATCGTCGAAGCCGGCGTCGACACGATTGACGAGATCCTCGCCCGCGGCGTCGACTGGGCGCTCGAGAACGGTCACGCCGTCGAGGAAGATCTGCTCCACTGCGAGGACGAGGGGATGCGCGAGGGGGCGGACCCCGAGAAGGTGAGCCAGAAGGCCAAAGACCGCGGCAAGAACCAGATCGGATCGCTCGGATCGGGGAATCACTTCCTCGAGGTCCAGCGCGTCACCGACGTCTTCGACGAGGACGTCGGCGCGGCGTACGGCCTCGAGGAGGACCAGATCGTCGTCCTGATCCACTGCGGGTCGCGCGGATTGGGCCACCAGACGTGCAACGACTACCTGCGAAAGATCGAGAAGCAACACCAGGGGCTGTTGAATCAGCTCCCGGACAAGGAACTCGCGGCCGCGCCCGCGGGCTCACAGCTCGCCGAGGATTACTACGGGGCGATGAACGCGGCGATCAACTTCGCGTGGGTCAACCGGCAGCTGATCATGCACCGGACGCGAAAGGTCTTCGAGCGGGTCTTCGATCGGTCGTGGCGGGAGATGGAGATGGATCTCCTGTACGACGTGGCACACAACATCGCGAAGAAGGAGACCCACACGGTCAACGACAACGGCGACGAACGGGAACTCTACGTCCACCGCAAGGGCGCGACGCGGGCGTTCCCCGCGGGCCACCCCGAGGTCCCGTCGGCCTACCGCGACGTCGGTCAGCCGGTGATCATCCCCGGCAGCATGGGCGCTGGCAGCTACGTCCTCCGAGGCGGCGAGCACTCGATGGATCTCACCTTCGGCTCGACGGCCCACGGTGCCGGCCGACTGATGAGTCGCACGCAGGCCAAAGACGAGTTCTGGGGCGGCGACGTCCAACAGGACCTCGAGGACCAGGACCAGATTTACGTCAAGGCCCAGTCCGGTGCGACCATCGCGGAGGAGGCCCCCGGCGTCTACAAGGACGTCGACGAGGTCGTTCGCGTCTCGGACGAACTCGGCATCGGCGACAGGGTGGCGCGGACGTTCCCCGTGTGTAACATCAAGGGATAGTTCGGGATCGGGGTCTCGTTTCCGCCGCCGATACGCGATCGTCATGCCCCGGGGAGCGAGGAGAAGACGGTGCAGCGCTCGCGTTCAGACGGGGTTATCGGTATCGAGGCGGCGGACGATCGGGACGGACGGTGTCAAGAGCGAACTGCTGAGTAGTGAGGATCCGTACGGCAGTCGTTCACTCGCCGATAAATTTGGAGACGGACGTAGTCACCTTCTCCTGAGCCTCCGGTGAGAGGATATGCTTCTCCCCATCCAGTACCGCCGTCTTTGAGAGGCCGGGTAGGTGGGAACGGGCGCGAGGGACGATCGTCTCGGGCGGGAAAAACGGATCGTGCTCGGCGACGAACAACGCGACTGGTGCGGTGAATCCGCCGAGTTCGTCAGCAGCGGCGGTGGGGAACTCCCGCTCAAGGTTCACGTTCCGCAGTGAAGCGGCGATAGTCTCTCGCACGATCGGATCGGGATCGGGACGCGTGACCATCGCGGTGAGTGTCCGATCTAACAGCCACTCGAACCCGAGGAAACGGTACAGTATTGCGGGAAAACCGACTTTCATCACCGGGATGATCGGGCCGGTCCCGAATCCTGCCGGAACGACCAGTACCGCGCTTTCGATTCTCTCTGGTGCGAGCGCACCGGTTCGGAGGACGATGCCGCCGCCGTAGGAAGTGCCGATCATCGGAGCCGCCTGGACGTCGAACGCATCGAGGAGGTCGACGACCCACTCACCGTACTCATCCCCTCCTGGATCGACCTGCGTCTCGTCGCTGTATCCTGGTTGCCCGATGGTGTCCGGTGCAATCAGTCTGTATTCTTCAGCGAGATCGCTGTACCAATCCAGTGTCAGCGGATTCGTGGCGTTCCCCCCGTGGAAGACGACGACTGGCTCTCCGTTTTCCGGTCCCGCTAAGAGGACGTGCGTGTCACCATGCCGCGTCTCGACGTATCGCTCGTCGACTTCGATTCCGAGGTTCTCGACGGCGGTGGTGTAGACCTCCTCCATCGCCCGTCTCCCAGCCGATGAACGATACATGGACATGAGGCGTTCTGGGGGTTGTCAGGATCGATAAAGTACGTGTTGGTGATACGGCTCCCGTCCGCTGCCATTTCGAGCGAGTCACGCTCGAGGAACCGAGTCGATAGCGATTACCTCCCGTCTACGGCGAGGGTTCCGGCGTCCGCGCCGGAGCGGCGATCATTTCAGCCGAAACGGATTGTCGTCGTCCTCGTCGCCGTCCGTTTCGTCCTCGCTCTCGTACGGTTTCCGCGCCGTTATCGTCACCGTCGCCTCTGGGGTGTCCTCGTCGGCCCACGGGCTGTCGTACGCCGAAATCTCGAGATCGGTGATATCCCACCCCTCCTCCTCGATGAGTTCCACGAGGCGACGCTGGTCGTCGAGCATGTCCTCGTCCATACCGTCCCATTCGAGGGTGATCCGGGTAGTTCTTCCGCCGATCCGCTCGAGCGACCGACGTTATGCGCTCTCGTCTTCCTCTTTCCCGACGTCGATTACTTCCTCGACGAGCGTCCGGTGGGCGCGTCGCAGCCGTTCGGACAGCGCCTGGTGGGAGATGTCGAGTTCGTTCGAGAGGTGCTCCATGTCCATCTCGCGGGGGATCTGGTAGTAACCGCGCTCGAGGGCTTCGACCAGCGTCTCGTACTGGGAGTCGGTCAGGCCGTACCGGCTGTGGCGGTTGTCCTCCATCTGGTGGATCTTCCGAATGTCGATCGTCAACCCCTGCTCGGTCGCGAACTCGTAGGTACTCGAGAGCGAATCCCGTTCGGGAAAGAGGACGCGAAACCGCCACTGCTGGCCCTCGACGCTCGCGTCGAGCACCGTCGCCTTCTCTTCGGTTAACAGATGTATCATGACGGTGACGTTGTCGACCCAGTTCAGCCGATAGAGGCGCTCGTCGTCGAGGTCGGTCAACAGTTCGTACTCCTCGACGCTCGGATCGTCTTCGAGGAGGGCGTCGAGTTCCGCCAGCGTCGACTCGTCGCCGGCGAACCAGACGTACGGCATCACGTGGCCGGGGTCGTACGCGACGACGCGTTCGATCTCGACATCGAGGTCTTCGGTCGCCTCGAGCGTCTGACAGAGTGCAAACTCCACCGCGGGAACGGTCAGTTCGGCGATCGTACTCATGACCGTTCCCTCCACGTCCATCACAAAGAGTAACCGATTCCGTCGGCCATCAATCCGTTGTCAAGTAACGGTGAGCGTCCACAGTCCCCCAGTTCCGAAACCAAAAACGGTTACGAGACGTGCGAACACCCGGCGCGTTTAAGCGGATCCGACTGCAATCTGGTGGTATGCTCACCGACGAGTTCGGACGCGAGGTGACCGGGGTCCGAGTCTCGCTCACCGATCGGTGTAACTTTGACTGTGTTTACTGTCACAACGAGGGGCTGGGCGACACCCGCGGTCCGATGGATCCACAGAACGACGAGATGTCGGCCGACGACGTCGTTCGGTTTCTCGAGGTGGCCGCCGAGTTCGACGTCGACGCCGTCAAGTTCACCGGCGGCGAGCCGATGCTCCGACAGGATCTCGAGGAGATCATCGAACGAACACCCGATCAGATGGAGGTCTCGCTGACGACCAACGGCAGCTTCCTCCCCGGGCGCGCCGAGGCCCTCGTCGACGCCGGTCTCGAGCGGGTCAACGTCTCCCAGGACGCGCTCGATCCGAAGGACTTCGCCGCCATCACCAAGAGCGGTGCCTACGACAAGGTCCTCGAGGGGGTCGAGGCCGCCCTCGAGGCGGGATTAGATCCAGTCAAACTCAACATGGTCGTCTTCGAGCACACCGCGGGTTACGTGCCGGAGATGGTCGACCACGTCGCCGAGAACGACGGCCTCCAGCTCCAGCTGATCGAGTACATGCCCGAACTGACCGGCAAGCCGGAGTGGAACATCGACATTCAGCGAGTTCACGACTGGCTCGAGGAACGGGCCGACGAGGTCGAACACCGGGAGATGCACGATCGGAAGCGCTACTGGATCAGTACCGACGAGCGGAGTTCCTCGTCGGACGACGCCGGCGGCGGGATGGTCGAAATCGTCGATCCGGTCGAGAACCCGACGTTCTGTGCGAACTGCCACCGCGTCCGGGTGACCCACGAGGGCTACCTGAAGGGCTGTCTCAACCGGAACGACGACCTCAAACCGATGGGCGAGATGACGAAACCCGAGATTCGGGAGGCGTACCGCGAGGTCGTCGCGAACCGGGTCCCCTACTACGGCGAGTACATGGTCAAAAACGGCGACGACGAGTGGGAGGTCAACGACAAGTACATCGGAGAGTACGCCGAGATCTGACGCGAACGACTCGTTTTCCGGGCCCAGCCGCCGGCTCATTGCCTCACCGATCAGCGCCTTCGTGACCGTCTGGAATATCCTAATGCCGGCGGATCAGGACCGTTGTGTGCCGAGCCCGACCGTGAACAGAACGGCGGCGAGCAACAGCAACACGGCGGCGGCGACCGGCTGACTGCCGCCGCCGACGAGATAGACGGCGTAGCCGACGGTCCCCGACAGCAATCCGACCGTCAGACTCGAGACGGCGTGGACCGCCTCGAGCCGGCTGGTTCCCGCCTCCCGGCCGAGTTGTGCGCCGAGGTCGACGGCGCTGTGGCCGAGGTCCCACGCCACGACGGTCGCCATCGTCCCGATGACCGTCGGTTCGACCGCCGTCTGCTCGAGGCCGCCGACGACGAGCCCCACGAAGAGCAGTACGGCACCGGTGTCGAGCGCTGGCGGACTGACGCGGACGAGTCCGACAACGAAGACGACGGCCCCGACGGAGCCGACGGCGAGGCCGACGGTCGTTCCCGCGCCGACCGCGAGAAGGGCGAGCAAGACGCCCGCGGCGGCCACCCCGCTGAGGATCAGGGTGGGCCGTCGAGTCACCGTCTCACCGCCGGCTTCCGCCGCGGTCATCGTCGACCACCCGCGTGTCGTGCGATGGCCGTATCGAGAGTGTCGTCGTCGGGCCAGTCGATGACCGGGGTCCGCGCACGCTCGAGGTCGACCCGTCGAAGGTGCCGAGCGACGCGCGCCAGTTGGTGACCCACGGTTCGATCGGCCGTGGGATCCGGACTGACGACCGTTACCGGATGGCCGTGTGCCTCGAGTTGGCGGGCGATACCGACGCTGCCGTCGTCGCAAAGCGGCGTCAGGAAGATGATCTGCGTATCGCTCGGAAGCCGCCGCCGGATCCGTCGGAGCTGTCTTCGCCACCGACACTCGTGGTCCGGCGGGAGCGTCGCGAACTGGGGATGCGTCGCCAGCGCCTCCTGGAACCGGACCTCGTGGTGGCGACCCGACGCCGGCGGGAGCCAGCACGGGTCGGTTCCCGACGGGTCAGTTTCATCCCAGATGAGCGGGCCGATCGCGGCGAGACCGACGGTTTCCCCCGCCGCGAACAGGGACGCGCCGATCCGCCCCGCGGCGTCGACGGATCGATCGACGGCGTGGGCCGCATCGGGTGTTGGCGCGCGGTAGGCCGCCAGTCGAGCGTCGACCAGCACGACCACGCGAGCGGCCCGCTCCTCGTGGAACTCGAGGGTGGCGAGTTCGCCGGTCTTGGCGTGGCGATTCCAGTCGACTCGGTTGAGCGGATCGCTCCGCCGGTACTCCCGAACGGAGTGGATCGTCGTCCCGGAACCGCCGTCGACCGTCCGCACTCGGCCGGCGAACGAGGTCGTGGCCGCCCGAAGCGGAACTGCCGTGGCGAGCGGACGCATCGACGGCTCACAGACGACCGTCGTCTCCGCGTCGATGAGGAACTCGCGTTCCGTCGATCGCGAGAGGTCTCGGGCGAGCACGAGCGCTGGATCGAACTCGTGACTGCCCCGTCGAGCCGTGACGGTGTACTCGAGCGTGACGGCCTCGCCGGGTCGAAGCGCGGTTCCGAGCCGACTCGAGCCGTCGGTGACGGCCAGACTCGCGGGGACGCCGTCGACGATCCGGAGATCGGGAACGAACGCGTCGCTCTCGTTCTCGATCGTGAGGACGACCTCGAGTTCGTCGCCCGGTTCCGGGTCGTCATCGCTCACCGACCGCTCGAGGGAGAGGTCGAGTTCGGGGGGCTCGAGCGCGCGAGCGAAGCCGGCGTAACCGACGCCGACGACGCCCGCGAGGACGACGGCGGGGGACTCGGCGACTGCCCCGACGCCGACGGCGAAGAGTGCAACGGCACCGATACCGGTCCAGTGGTCGGTCGAACGCCGCCGACGGGGTTCGACGCCGTCGACAGAATCGGTCGTCGTCCGCGTCTGTAGCTGGGGGTTCGACCCGGATCCGCCCGCTCGAGTTCGATCGTACGGGTCCCCGCGCACGTCCGGATCGTATTCGTACTCGGGAAGCGGACGATCGCCGTCGGCAGCCGACCGATCGTTTCGGATCGCGGTAATGGCCCGTACGGTGTGACGAACGTTGGACTGAAACGCGGTTTCGCCATCGCCGCTGACGACTGACGCGAGGCGGGTTCGGAGCGACCGCGTCGGAGTCTCGAGACTGTCGGAGAGGAAGGCGGCTGCGATCGGATCGTCGGTCCACGTGCCGTCCTCGAGCCGACGGCTGGCCTGGTCGGTCGAGTCCCCCTCGAATCGGGTCAGGGCGGCGACTGCAGCCGACTTGAGTGCGATGGTGAGCCGACGGCCGTTGGCGACGTAGCCCGTCATCGGCTCACGGAACTCGTCGGCTGCAGCCGAAAGCGATCGACCGGGAGCGGGGACCCCGCTTCGCCGTTCGGGGTCAGGAGTGTCGGTTCGAGAACGGGTGTTGTACCCGCGAGTGAACGCGGATAGTCCGATCCCGACGGCGAGGAGGCCGACGAGCACGATGGTCCCCCGAGCCATACTGAACTCGAGTGCGCCCGCACTGACGGCGAGCGCACAGAGGAGGACGGCGATCCCGAGCGAGACGGCGACGCGGCGGGCGTTCATTCGTCCTCACCCCGCCGGCGCTCGTCGTCGGTGTCGTACCGCTTTTTGTGGGGCTCGTCGGCGGTGGCCCCCTCACGCAGTTGCTGTCCCGTCGAGTCGGCGTACTCGGTCTCGATCCGGCGAAGCACCGCGATCGCTCGCTCCTCTCGCTCCGCCGTCGTCGACGCGTCGCCGTACCTGACGTCTTCGAACAGCCGTGTGAGTTCGTCGACGTGTTCGCGGTCCATCCCGGCGTCGACGGCGGCTCGAGCGAACTCGCGTGGCGTACTCGAGTCGGGGCGGTCGACCTCGAGAGGCTGGGTCATCTCCCGCCACGCGCGATAGACCGCGTTGTCGAAGTCGGCCGCGTCCTCGAGTCGGTCCGCCGCCGCTCCCGCAGCAGTGCCGACGGCGGCGGTCGTTTCGGTCGGAGCCTCCGCTTCCGCCTCGGTGGATCCGGACCCGAGCACGCCGGAGTCGTCCGCGCTGCGCGAGAGGAACAACCCGCCGAGGAAGATTGCTGTAACCACCGCC contains:
- a CDS encoding DUF58 domain-containing protein gives rise to the protein MNARRVAVSLGIAVLLCALAVSAGALEFSMARGTIVLVGLLAVGIGLSAFTRGYNTRSRTDTPDPERRSGVPAPGRSLSAAADEFREPMTGYVANGRRLTIALKSAAVAALTRFEGDSTDQASRRLEDGTWTDDPIAAAFLSDSLETPTRSLRTRLASVVSGDGETAFQSNVRHTVRAITAIRNDRSAADGDRPLPEYEYDPDVRGDPYDRTRAGGSGSNPQLQTRTTTDSVDGVEPRRRRSTDHWTGIGAVALFAVGVGAVAESPAVVLAGVVGVGYAGFARALEPPELDLSLERSVSDDDPEPGDELEVVLTIENESDAFVPDLRIVDGVPASLAVTDGSSRLGTALRPGEAVTLEYTVTARRGSHEFDPALVLARDLSRSTEREFLIDAETTVVCEPSMRPLATAVPLRAATTSFAGRVRTVDGGSGTTIHSVREYRRSDPLNRVDWNRHAKTGELATLEFHEERAARVVVLVDARLAAYRAPTPDAAHAVDRSVDAAGRIGASLFAAGETVGLAAIGPLIWDETDPSGTDPCWLPPASGRHHEVRFQEALATHPQFATLPPDHECRWRRQLRRIRRRLPSDTQIIFLTPLCDDGSVGIARQLEAHGHPVTVVSPDPTADRTVGHQLARVARHLRRVDLERARTPVIDWPDDDTLDTAIARHAGGRR
- a CDS encoding DUF4129 domain-containing protein encodes the protein MTESNPLVRLVVVVGAIVAIALAAATVRSPLETDPGGTGGGAGGDGGAGQPPPATGDGGVPPFLEVLAAIVIVLLALALVWYLLAHRREAVKLIAIGLVVLVVAVALGYILVEVLSLFGSEAEVPSEPPGVGNGSEPAGDGGSSGDGDDSPVSTGPLFAVLAVVTAIFLGGLFLSRSADDSGVLGSGSTEAEAEAPTETTAAVGTAAGAAADRLEDAADFDNAVYRAWREMTQPLEVDRPDSSTPREFARAAVDAGMDREHVDELTRLFEDVRYGDASTTAEREERAIAVLRRIETEYADSTGQQLREGATADEPHKKRYDTDDERRRGEDE